In Pseudomonas oryzihabitans, the DNA window TCGTTGGTCCCTTGTCGGAATACCGCGTCTACCTGAATCAGCAGAGCCGGCTGTTTCTGCAGGGCATCGCCACCCTGCAGCAGGCGCTGGCCGCGGGTGACCTGACGCAGGCGCGTGCCGCCTATGCCGCTGCCCGCCTGCCCTATCAGCGCCTGGCGGCGACCGCGCAGCGCTTCGCCGAGCTGGACAATCGCCTCAATGCCCGCGCCGACTACTACGAAAAGCGCGAACAGGATCCGGCCTTTGGTGGCTTCCATCGCCTCGAACAAGGCCTGTTCGCTGGCAACAGCACCCAGGACCTGGAGCCGGTCGCCGACCGTTTGCACCAGGACGCCGGCGCACTGCGCGATGCGCTCCTCGGCCAGTCGCTGCCACCCGAGCAGCTCAGCGGCAATGCCGCGTGCCTGCTGCACAACCTGGCCAGCACCCGGATTTCGGGTGAGGAAGAACGCTACAGCCAACTCGTCCTGCCAGGCTTCGCCGCCAACCTGGAAGGTACCCGCAAGGTGATCGACCTGCTGCGTCCGCTGCTGAGCAAGGGTCATGCGGATCTGCAACAGCGCCTCGACACCCAGGCCCAGGCCTTCGCTGACGCCCTGGGCGATGTCCAGCGCCCCTACACCGCCCTGTCCACCGACGACCGCCACCGCATCGCTACGGCGGCCCAGGCCCTGGCCGACTCCCTCGACCAGGTCGCCCCGGCCCTGGGCCTTGCCGCGACCAAGACCATGCCATGAAGAAGTCCGCCCCCGATCAGCCCAACATCGACCGTCGCCGCCTGCTGGGTGGCCTCGGCGCCACCGGCCTGGCCCTGGCCGGCGCCGGCCTCTGCCCGATGCATGCCCGGGCGGCCAGCACCGCCGAGGTGACCCGCGCCCCTGGCAGCGCCAATACCCATCAGCACCAGGACTTCTTCGGCCGGCATCAGAGCGGCATCGTCACCCCGCGCCCGGCTGCTGGGATGATCGTGGCCTTCGATGTGCTGGCTAATGACCGTGAAGACCTGGAACGGCTGCTGCGTACCCTCGACGAGCGCATTCGCTTCCTGATGCAGGGCGGCCCGGTCCCCGAGGTGGATCCCAAGCTGCCGCCGTTGGATTCGGGCATCCTCGGCCCGGTGGTGACGCCGGACAATCTCACCGTCACCGTCTCGGTGGGCGAGTCGCTGTTCGATGATCGTTTCGGCCTGAGCGAGGTCAAGCCGCGGCAGCTGCAGCGCATGACCGGCTTTCCCAACGACGCCCTGGAAGCGGACTGCTGCCATGGCGATCTCTGCCTGCAGTTCTGCGCCAACACCCCGGACACCAACATCCACGCCCTGCGCGACATCCTGAAGAACCTGCCCGACCTCCTGGTGATCCGCTGGAAGCAGGAAGGTAGCGTGCCGGTGCAGGATCCGCCGCCCGGACAACCGGCGGAGAGCGCGCGCAACTTCCTGGGCTTTCGCGACGGTTCCGCCAATCCAGACTCCACCGACCGACAGGCGATGGATCGCATCGTCTGGGTCCAGCCCGACAGCGGTGAGCCTGCCTGGGCTGCCCAGGGCAGCTACCAGGCGGTACGCATCATCCGCAATTTCGTCGAGCGCTGGGATCGCACGCCGCTGCAGGAGCAGGAGGCCATCTTCGGCCGGCGCAAGGCCAGTGGCGCCCCCATGGCCGGCGGTCACGAGACCGACGTGCCGGACTACGCGAGCGACCCCAAGGGCAAGGTCACGCCGCTGGACGCCCACATCCGCCTGGCCAATCCCCGCACCCCGGAGAGCCAGCGCAACCTGATCCTGCGCCGCCCCTTCAACTACTCCAATGGCGTGCGCAAGAACGGCCAGCTCGACATGGGCCTGCTGTTCATCGCCTACCAGGCGGACCTGGAACAGGGCTTCATCGCCGTGCAGAAACGCCTGGATGGCGAGCCCCTGGAGGAATACATCAAGCCCATCGGCGGCGGTTACTTCTTCGTGCTGCCAGGCATCACCGATCCAAAGGACTATCTCGGCCGCAGCCTGCTGGCAGCCGCACCGCTTTAAACCCTCGACAGGAGAAGTCGAATGAAACGCTCGTTCCTCGCCGTTGCCCTCGGTATGGCCCTGGCTACGCCGGCCTTCGCCGCCAACTCGCCGCTGGATCTGGTCGGCCCCATCTCCGACTACAAGATCTACGTCACCGACAACCTGGCCAAGCTCACCGAGCAGACCCAGGCCTTCACCGCAGCGGTCAAACGCGGCGACCTGGCTACCGCGCGCAAGCTCTATGCGCCGACGCGGGTCTCCTACGAACAGGTCGAGCCCATCGCCGAACTCTTCAGCGACTTGGACGCCGCCATCGACTCCCGTGAAGACGACCATGAACAAGGCGTCAAATCCGAGGACTTCACCGGCTTCCACCGCTTGGAACACGCCCTCTTCACCCAGAACACCACCGAGGGCCAGGGGCCCCTCGCCGACAAGCTGCTGGAGGACGTCAAGGACCTGCAGAGCCGCGTCGACGGCCTGACCTTCCCGCCGGAAAAGGTCGTGGGTGGCGCCGCGGCGCTGATGGAGGAAGTGGCGGCGACCAAGGTGTCGGGCGAGGAAGAACGCTACAGCCATACCGATCTGTACGATTTCCAGGCCAACGTCGACGGCGCCAAGAAGATCGTCGACCTGTTCCGCCCGCAGATAGAGAAGCAGGACAAGGCCTTCGTCGCCAAGGTCGACAAGAACTTCGCCACCGTCGACAAGATCCTGGCCAAGTACAAGACCAAGGATGGCGGCTTCGAGACCTACGACAAGGTCAGCGAACGTGATCGCAAGGCCCTGGTCGGCCCGGTCAATACCCTGGCCGA includes these proteins:
- the efeO gene encoding iron uptake system protein EfeO; translation: MKRSFLAVALGMALATPAFAANSPLDLVGPISDYKIYVTDNLAKLTEQTQAFTAAVKRGDLATARKLYAPTRVSYEQVEPIAELFSDLDAAIDSREDDHEQGVKSEDFTGFHRLEHALFTQNTTEGQGPLADKLLEDVKDLQSRVDGLTFPPEKVVGGAAALMEEVAATKVSGEEERYSHTDLYDFQANVDGAKKIVDLFRPQIEKQDKAFVAKVDKNFATVDKILAKYKTKDGGFETYDKVSERDRKALVGPVNTLAEDLSTLRGKLGLN
- the efeO gene encoding iron uptake system protein EfeO, which gives rise to MSNPTPHPPKSSSLAMRLAVIGSATLLIVAAAAFYYASRSAGQRHAEVGDGEVRVEILANRCEPNALEVPAGPARFRIVNRSDRAVEWEILDGVLVVEERENIAPGLSQVINATLAPGDYAITCGLLSNPRGTLKVLPTAASEAASKAGPTLTQFVGPLSEYRVYLNQQSRLFLQGIATLQQALAAGDLTQARAAYAAARLPYQRLAATAQRFAELDNRLNARADYYEKREQDPAFGGFHRLEQGLFAGNSTQDLEPVADRLHQDAGALRDALLGQSLPPEQLSGNAACLLHNLASTRISGEEERYSQLVLPGFAANLEGTRKVIDLLRPLLSKGHADLQQRLDTQAQAFADALGDVQRPYTALSTDDRHRIATAAQALADSLDQVAPALGLAATKTMP
- the efeB gene encoding iron uptake transporter deferrochelatase/peroxidase subunit, which translates into the protein MKKSAPDQPNIDRRRLLGGLGATGLALAGAGLCPMHARAASTAEVTRAPGSANTHQHQDFFGRHQSGIVTPRPAAGMIVAFDVLANDREDLERLLRTLDERIRFLMQGGPVPEVDPKLPPLDSGILGPVVTPDNLTVTVSVGESLFDDRFGLSEVKPRQLQRMTGFPNDALEADCCHGDLCLQFCANTPDTNIHALRDILKNLPDLLVIRWKQEGSVPVQDPPPGQPAESARNFLGFRDGSANPDSTDRQAMDRIVWVQPDSGEPAWAAQGSYQAVRIIRNFVERWDRTPLQEQEAIFGRRKASGAPMAGGHETDVPDYASDPKGKVTPLDAHIRLANPRTPESQRNLILRRPFNYSNGVRKNGQLDMGLLFIAYQADLEQGFIAVQKRLDGEPLEEYIKPIGGGYFFVLPGITDPKDYLGRSLLAAAPL